The Pyrus communis chromosome 12, drPyrComm1.1, whole genome shotgun sequence genomic sequence GGAATGGGtgtgcttagcctcacaataggctagcaataatgggGTTCAAATTCGCCTATAGCGgaaatcgaacttaagatctcttacttacaagttaagaggaataccattaaaccgtagtactaaataacAAAATGAATGACATTTGATTATATGGAACTGACCATAACACCGTTATGTTCCAAAACTTATTGTCAACTATTAACTTTGCTTTATCTAGGAAAACATTGGAATTGATTCAGACTTTGATTTTCGAAAAGATATTGTTAACCTTGGCACTCCGCAAGTAGTGAATTGTGTTAGTGGTTagccttttttttgtttttaacccACTATATCTTAGATTTAAACTTCCTCCCTCATGTAATATAGATTAACGTAGAATAtcgcttgtaataaaaaaaaatattattggtGCTCTACAAAAGCCATGTTGCACTATAGCCATGTAGAaatatatggaaaaaaaaatatatgcttAGGAGAAGTGTTTAAGGACTTTTTTTAGAGTGTCAGTAACAACTGCTAAAACAATCTTAGTATATTATTGATAAAAGAAATCTTTTTATGTTAACTTTGTATTAGTAGAATTTGTGGTTGTGGACGATgaatatgtgttttttttttagtagaacGATATCGTTAGTGGGTCAGACAGTTAATTATTAAGAGGATGGGAGTCAGTAGGATCAAACCTACGTCATGATGCACAAACATGATTACTTTCCACCATTGATGCGGTAAAGCACCATTTTTTGTGTACAAGCGATACTGTACACAAGGGAAAGTGGGGGAGAGTTTTAACTATTAAGGCAATTCATCACTTTCTATTTAAGAATTaaattataagttttttttacaTCACCTATTTAAGGAAAAGTTCTTGAATCcgacactttttttttaacaaatgatattatttacctaagggggtgggggagtaggctaagtctcacaatgggctagtaataatatggttcatattcacttttggcgagaatcgaacctaagacctctcacttacaagcgaAAATGTAGACcactaaattgtagtactaTGTGGCTTAAATCTGACACTTAGAGGAGTTAAACTGATATGCATTATttttaggaaattgttattggcactccaaaattctcattttacactccaaactttctatatttagaaagaaaaatacatttgtgaggagtgtagaatgagatttttagagtaccaataacacttccctatttTTATATGCTATTATTGACGCTCCATAAAAATTATTGTGCACtcctaattttttattaaaaaaatgcatttgtataaaaaatagtaataaaaaaatgcgtgagttattttattttatttttttaacaagcgaTATCATCTATATTAAAAGGGAATGGCTGAGCTTAGCTTAACACtgtgctagtaataatgtgattgaaagtCACATTTGACGATaattaaacctaaaacctctcaattacaagtaaagatgaatacTAGATTTAAACTCAAATTAACCAATAAGCAtgaaaagcattttttttttttttttcttttcaaaaactCAAAAGTCTGTAACAGCTTCACCAAAATCCACTCACTTTTCAGATCAGAGTCCcataaaaataaggaaaatcattAGGAAAAGGGACTAGGCCTTTTTTCAACATTTTCAATTTGTTCTGAATTCCTTGGTAACACAAGAAACCCGGAAAGGCAGCACGCAAGCACCATGTTCCGGCAAGCATCACGTCTCTTGGGTCGATCCAGTCGGCCGCCGAGGGTCCGTGCCATGTGCACAGAGGTCCCAGCGAATAGCAACAAGGACTCAGCCTTCGTGGAAGCATGGAAGAAAGTGAGTTCAACCATGGAGCCACCCCACACTCCATCAACGTACATGGAACCTCGCCCTCCCACCCCTTCTTCCCTCCCTTCCAAACTCACCGTCAACTTCGTCCTCCCTTATTCCTCCCAGCTCTCCGGCAAAGAGGTCGGTCTGCGTTGCTCCCCATTGCCTTTTCTTTTGGATTTAACatttgctttgtttttcttaacccttcatgtttttttttaatacgtgATTTCTCactttagttttggttttttttttttgtgctgcTTTATTGTTTGTATCTTCTCATATTtggattgtttatttttattatgatttgtaaatttattgtttttatctGCATTCGAAACCATATTACATCCTGAAtatgatgaaatagaatgaagtgagacaatattttgtaaatACGTAATTATCTTGAGTATATTAACTATTTCTTTATTTCCGATGCCTAGAACGGACAAAAGAAACATCTTGTTCGTTCTTCAACAATTTCTAATCTCTAGTGGATCTGTCACTACGATTCGAACCCAAATGAAGTTCTGACCATCTGTCAGAGAAAAGAGAACAAATAAATCTTGTAGGATTTCAAGaaattcttcaatttcttccaGAAGCAAATACTTATTCATCGGCTTCTCACGTtccaattttgattattttatgtTGTGGGATTTTGCCTTAATTCTCATGGATTCATTTTCATCATAGTggggttttttttattggttcaCTATATACATGCAGTATTGTCATATCTGGATATTATTGTGATTTAGTTTGTCAAATGGTTCAGATATTAtattagtattatgttttcttcttttgggttgTCACACGATTGCGGTattcttttttttggtcgaaatgAATACAGCAATCGTGGGAcaacccaaaagaagaaaacataaTATATACAATCAGTAAGCTTTGTTTGAGAGGCATCAGGAACATATACAATCATTATGCATGCTTCACCCTGTTCATTTGGAAGTAGCAGGTCCTCCTTCATGGCAATCTTTCCTCTCATATCTATCTGTGTGACTAGCTAGGGTTCGAAACTCGGCCGGCATAGCTACATAGCTAGGGTTCGAAACTCGTCTGGGCTGAACTGACATTTGAAAATGCAGCTTGACACTCGATTTGTTTCTACTTTATTGGTTTCGCCTTGGTGAACATATAGTATTCGTGATATATTCATCGGCTAACTTGTAATGATCAAACTTTCAGATAGCTAGCTGCTTAACCACATTGATGCTTGTTTTATTGGACTCCAACCACAATTTATTAACAAGCTGAAGAATGTGTGTCAGGTTGACATGGTCATGGTACCAGCAACAACTGGGCAAATGGGTGTTTTGCCGGGCCATGTTCCAACGATCGCAGAGCTCAAGCCCGGGGTCCTATCGGTGCATGAAGGCAGCGACGTGACAAAGTATTTTGTGAGCAGCGGGTTTGCTTTCATTCATGCAAATTCTGTTGCTGATATAGTGGCTGTGGAGGCAGTGCCGATTGACCAGATTGACGCAAGCTTAGTACAAAAGGGGCTTGCGGAGTTCACCCAGAAGCTTTCTTCGTCTACCACTGATTTGGAGAAAGCTGAGGCTCAGATTGGAGTTGATGTTCATAGTGCTCTCAACTCTGCCATCACTGGCTAATCAATCATTTCCCATGCATTTTCTTCTTTCCACCatgcattttctttctttcttttttctccatTCCTTAAGCAGTAATCTGCTCAGCACAATTTTGTCCGTTAATTTCCTTTTTGGGGGtacaattttctctcttttcagaTAAATAAAGATTTAAGGACCATAGATTATTGAAGTATAAATTTACAGGAAAACGAAATATCATTTGAGTAATATACATAGAGATATTAGCAATTAAAAGGCAGAAGTATGCtcatatgtattaaaaaaacaaatattaatcAAGAAATTCAAAGTCTAGTGGTGTGGTGAACCAAGGCTCAACTCAAATTTACAAGAGAGTTGAGAATCCATAACCTTTGTAGATCCTCTTTGCATTTGCAAGGGCTATTCACCCAATGAGGGTCTTCATTCCTTTGCACATTTGGATCCTTGGCTTCTTTAATTTGGATGGTGGAATAGAATCTCCAAGTTCTCAAAATAGGGATCCTCTAATATCTCCACATCAAAGAGAGATGTTGATGTGAGATGGgaagaagagatgagtgaccaaggaagaggaagatgtTGGTATCCTCTCCCATGTTGGCGAGATGAGTGACCAAGGGAAAGGAAGATGCTACTATCCTCTCCTATGGTGGCCAACCtcctagagagaaaggagagagttaagagagaaaaatatttACCCTCTCTATGGCCAACTGTGTAAAGCCATTGAGCTTTTGTGCCCTTTGAGTTTTAAGTTGTTATAAAACTTAAGTTAATGGGCTTAACAGTTCAAATATCATTGGGCCTTAAAGCTCGATACTAACTTAACGTCTAATACAAAcctattcattcaattaattaacttattaattaatcctaaccataaacaattaaactatttaattgtccTTGCTCAACTCCATTATATTAAAACTGATTTTGTAGAcgtatgaaattaaaatgttttaaatatgTTATATGAAGTTACAATTATATATGGGCAAAATGAAGTTACctctaaatttattttatttttttcagagCATAGCCATTGTTGTTCGTCTTCCAATGTTCAAAGCTTTCACTTACTatatgaagaaagaaaaatagaagggGGAGAGGTCTCGAGAAGCTGGATGGAAAGATAAAGAGGGGGAGAGGTCTCAAGAAGCtgggggaaagaaagaaagaagaaagaatgaaaaaggcaaaaggaaaaaggaaaaaggaagaagaaagtgaaaaaaaaaaaaaattataatatgtttTAATAGCTCTGAGATAATTTATTTTACGGATGGAAATGTACTTAGATTTGACAATTGTGTTGTGTTTTTCATGTTCGTGATGTTTTTATGTCATACCCTATGgtttaacgggtcgtgtcgtgtaacacccattaaaataaacaagTAATATGACCCGATCCGTTACCccttaagaaaaatatacttaaatcaataaaaaatgaaaatgaaaaatgtaatttgacctaaaaaatgtaaaacataatactaaattagtatatacataccatattgttacataaatattacttcaaaacattaaaaaaaaaaaacatttgtctttcaagtttatataccccaaaataagaggctaatgaaaaaacattagtgcATATTACAAAATACGAATGTTCaaagatatgcaaaatgaagaaAGTTGTGTTTTAAGGTTGAGGAACCTTGCacgttttttaaaataaaacccttcaattttcatcaatcgcCAAGAGAAATGATATTGCAACTTTGGCTTGATATATTATCTTCAAGAGTTATATTGACGATGTTTTCACTAAAATTTTCCATAATCCATAAACTATAGATCTAAATTTAACCGTTAATTgtcatttatatttacgttccATTCTtcttaccaattttttttttcttcagattttcttttttgaaaacatgatctctTAGAGGATGCAGAAAGATGAATGGTTCAGATTGTTGATATTACATTCAGAGTTTTACCATTAGTGAAAATATAGCTCAAAGTTTATAAAGTCTCTAGAAACTATATAACATCAACTCATGTTTTAGTTAACCGTAAATATAGGAATGTCATACCAACGATCCGAATAGTTCATTTTTCTACATCCGCTAAAAGATCACTTTTCAAAAATGAAATTCGGTGAGTAGAATAAAGTGTAAACGACAATTGACggttaaatttaaatcaaagGTTTATGGATTTTGGCGTCAAATTTCGAAGTTGATcccttcacaaaagttgtaaagcttgtcattacgagtgattgtattttttacatttttcacacctctacaataatttttattatttttgcactcaaataaaaaacactattcatgagatTGGGAGGGTTTTAcaaatctaaacgaccatgtaaccatTGCCTAAACGTAGAGGATGCAATCATGAGCGTctatatatgctttcacatttttcagatTTATTCATTAATGCTTATGAATTTTATTCattttgaactcttttaaaaatactattcatgagggtttgtatggttttaaaaatttaatcgacaatgtacccatcctcaaagcgtagaggatgTGATTACGAGTATTTGCatgtttttcacatttttcacacttgtaaattaattattattatttttttaatgtgtttggtttttaaattacttgatatttttatttttaatgtgttttataatttttttaagggaTACTTTGGATGCAGTCCCTAGTCCCTAACActctttgactaaaaccttaatggtattcaaagtttgatcaaagtccattgactttatacacctcattatattactattaatatttttatttttatagttttgacattaattgtttgatattttatgagatttataatcctataaatttaaaatcccttattataatactattagaaacggctacaataaaaaaattcaaacattttgattgaataaatggataaaaactatgcaacaataagaaataataaatggcaaaagaatgtatccatagtgttaaaaaattggtacttttcacatataacaaagtggtacattaataaataagaatgggtacattataaataaattagggtacaaataaaagattaaaaaattatgagtacaaatgaaacttaaaaaaatatgggtgtaaaaagaaattaatacatgggtacaaattaaaactaaaaagaaaatactacaattttttttttttaaaaaaaaggttgcaaattaaaagtgggtacaaactaaaaatataaatatatgatacaaagtttagccataataatttttctatcattgattaattatacaatgtcacgtgatggtaaatgtgacatcccgtcccgggattattaacaCGTACGTGTGGaattacaattttgcccctagtgtgtttTTCGTCACTTTgtggggttgttttgtgtgttgtggcatgtgttgggccacacacacacctgcacacTCTCTGcccttccctttccctctgtctctctctcccgtgtctctctttctctcccccgAGCTTCCACTACCCctgtaaacgtacggacacaaaCCAAGGACCATTAAACcgtagcagatcgaggaaaccaagagtgcagttgtgatcgtgaggtcgaggggagcacgaatataccactttcaggtaagaacttcgacgttttcacgtcgatatcgcgaTGTCCgttttgaacactgttcatgcaacattaatttacttagtttttggacatttgaagcttgtaggtgtgttggtgaagtcctaaggagcgtcggagtagctcgttggacgaaattggacgtcgggaaggcctggttcgaagttggccggtttttgagtttggagacaggtatgatcgcgtaacttttagcctttaaaagtggtccaaagtgattctactagtttagggctttcttttggtccaagaatcatagaaaatggttgagaaacgaaggagaatagtgagtttgaacttttcccagttttccggcgaccggagtccggcgagggtagacCGGAGAAGAaaccggaatattccgttaagtttaacggaatattcctaacggcagtaacggcatccggttagttttaacggaatattccgtcagtttaacggaatattcctgacggcgtctgttgacactgtcagtgtgcctggcacgtggccgcgtgtggggggcgcgtaggtccgtgcctgtgttggcgcgtgggggcgcgtgtggggtccaaaaattattttaaaaatatggttgtgatcctgaggttgtgtagagcacgtgggtatattcatttgtccattttgagcaatgtatgagaagttattacaagaaacgggttatgtgctttaaagttaacgtttttatagttgtttcgcatttaggtgacacgtaccccgaggacgagcgtgcacacgcgagacaggggggctacgacccttctacataccagtgagtgggcttttgttttccgtatatacctatatacatttatattcccagaaattgtttaaaaaggattatttacattatgccatgcactttattattatcgtttacgcatcattgcatgcattattagtggcatacatatacatatgcatattgggtgctgtggacgcgcaggtaagtgccaggtaagtgacattcacgtttatgtttcagtagtggtttgagatgcctagagagctcataacctgcacccccggtgttagtgctcccgcccagagtagggcacagttcttcacgtgatgttcacctcccgcaccacacactcagcttggatccaagctaggtgcataggcctgtcgtacagaccacattaggtggttccgactcgtaggtgacccgcgattagtcgcacagtcttcacgtgatcgtagcactagagcgtatatatatatgttacacccaggcctgtcgtacagaccaccttgagtggttccgactcgtgggcaggttcaattttagagttgagatttgagctctagatgcagccgtacaggtcacgttaggtgactccggctgccagatgttatgatgttgatatgatttatacctgggcacttactgttggaagtatgcccacaaagccactcatttgatgtaatagctttttggaatacttattgtgttaaacttttatatgtttaatagagggcaaaagcttattgttaatcactatttatagtatcttgtgtttaagcaataagggaatccaaggaatgtatttgatctaagagacaagtgatttaagttagttaaattaacgagacctttctcttatgttcattcctaaaacgttcctagccataggattgccaattgggcattgacaatccgctaaggttagtatgtgttatgtcgactcaagcgtgagtatgaactagtctcaagtcatttggtgttggacactaaggcaaacacataggtgctcgaaagagtaatcgagtacactgaacaacgatcaaacgagagttcgaacatacatgtcatgtgagaactcaatagttgca encodes the following:
- the LOC137709827 gene encoding ATP synthase subunit delta', mitochondrial, giving the protein MFRQASRLLGRSSRPPRVRAMCTEVPANSNKDSAFVEAWKKVSSTMEPPHTPSTYMEPRPPTPSSLPSKLTVNFVLPYSSQLSGKEVDMVMVPATTGQMGVLPGHVPTIAELKPGVLSVHEGSDVTKYFVSSGFAFIHANSVADIVAVEAVPIDQIDASLVQKGLAEFTQKLSSSTTDLEKAEAQIGVDVHSALNSAITG